tttagcagaGGTACATGGACATTTCTGATTTACTGAGTACTGTAGATTCAGAAAATATATGGGACTTCCTTACAAGAGTAAAGAGTGATGTTGTTGGACCACAAACTCTCCGCAACAACTGTTTTGTTCGCTGGGTTGATAAGAACATACTTAAATCTGAAATAGTGGAAGAACATAATTTAGGTTGGTTGCATTGAATTAACACAATGGTACTTCAACTTAGATCCAAAGTCAATGCACTGGGGTGAAGGAGGGGTTCTGACCTGGCAGTGGAGCCAACAGGCAATATTCCATTACAGTTCGGAGTGGAGCAGTTACCGTCAGAGCCAACCCTGAAGTAGCCTGTTCCAGCGACGATGGGGCAGGGGTAGGCTTTCTGAAGCCCCAACTTGGTCAGGAAGTATTTCTTCGAGGTGTTGGAAGAGAAGGCGGTTGGATAAGGAGAGCGGGTGTCAATGTAGGGCATTTTGTTGTCGGCATCATAATTGCTGACTCCTGTTGAAATGTAACAAGGTTGTAGAATAAGAAATAACAAAAATGCAATACTGTGCTTTCTTTGTCTTTGTTCTGTATGTGAAGtacaacatactgtatctactttGGTGCACCAAAACGTTCTAAAATTTTGACATTGCATGTGTTTTTCTTTATAAATCAAAGACGGAAGAATGTTCAATTGCTCTTCCTGTATGCCATTTGGTTTTATATTTCCTATCAAATGCAGAGGATTCCAGTACCTGTATCTTTGGCCGAAACGAGCCATATTTCACAGGTagttgtagaattgcaggacaaATTGCCCAGACCGTTGAAGTAACAACTTGGGGACGTCAGTATCACTGAATTAGAGGTCAGTTTCGCAGCCAAGCTGGAAGGGGTTATTTCAGGAGTgttgttgactggtactgtgaaaggacaaagaaaaaaacatttggaCTATTCCCAAAATCTATTGATAATTTGATCATTACAATGAAAGAGAACGTTTTCTTTTCTAGAGAACTGTTTCCTTTCTTTGTTTTTACAGATTCTTCTTTTACCTGAAATGTTCCAACACACATTTCGGGTGTGTCGAGTGAAACTGCTTGACGGTTGAATAAAAAGCCAGGCCCAATGTTATGGACTTTCTATCCAACTTTGCATCAATATATTTAATTGAAATGACACATCTGTCATCTTGGCCCAATTTCTCAATACTGTCTAAACCATTGAGGGAGGTCAGGTTAATGTGCAACATATGAGACGTCACACTACTGAAGTTCAGTCATGCCAATTGGATCTGAAAACTACACCTAGTAATTAAGTCTCCTCCCAATACTAT
The DNA window shown above is from Salmo salar chromosome ssa13, Ssal_v3.1, whole genome shotgun sequence and carries:
- the upk3b gene encoding uroplakin-3b-like protein 1 isoform X2 yields the protein MALLFYVVLCLSVWTGLCQIPVNNTPEITPSSLAAKLTSNSVILTSPSCYFNGLGNLSCNSTTTCEIWLVSAKDTGVSNYDADNKMPYIDTRSPYPTAFSSNTSKKYFLTKLGLQKAYPCPIVAGTGYFRVGSDGNCSTPNCNGILPVGSTARFKYVLINPANKTVVAESLWSNNITLYSLKDPEKIDNGFAGRSAAMIVITAILCSFLALLLLLLLIMLIYVLCCRKEKQEIQVPGSVRTYDTHNLKEPSPYVNHAYEDEPQRPTATSPIRLKSYTDYDLKKPATEL
- the upk3b gene encoding uroplakin-3b-like protein 1 isoform X1, producing MAGSLACSQWCSCITFLRICWELCWTVPVNNTPEITPSSLAAKLTSNSVILTSPSCYFNGLGNLSCNSTTTCEIWLVSAKDTGVSNYDADNKMPYIDTRSPYPTAFSSNTSKKYFLTKLGLQKAYPCPIVAGTGYFRVGSDGNCSTPNCNGILPVGSTARFKYVLINPANKTVVAESLWSNNITLYSLKDPEKIDNGFAGRSAAMIVITAILCSFLALLLLLLLIMLIYVLCCRKEKQEIQVPGSVRTYDTHNLKEPSPYVNHAYEDEPQRPTATSPIRLKSYTDYDLKKPATEL